A genomic stretch from Cloacibacterium caeni includes:
- a CDS encoding TonB-dependent receptor, with protein MSLQFLLNNIFDKKYVNNGFVYGGPYYYAQAGRNFMLGLNFRIN; from the coding sequence GTGAGTTTACAATTTTTGCTGAATAATATTTTTGACAAAAAATATGTAAATAACGGTTTTGTGTATGGTGGACCTTACTATTATGCACAGGCTGGTAGAAATTTTATGCTAGGGCTTAATTTTAGGATAAATTAG
- a CDS encoding T9SS type A sorting domain-containing protein, giving the protein MKKLLFSFLFSVVFGLFSSQSIGLIGDFNSWSGDVVMATTDNVNYTLTHTFTANGGVKFRQNGNWTTSWGANAFPSGTGTQNGSNIPVTPGTYNITFNRTTGAYNFASTIVSDNISFYGGFNSNATPGESLSTPDGITYSKTDFYFNAANVKFYKSNAPITTWGGTTFPSGTAVENGGDIPLTSGYYNITFNKNTLAYSFQVAPVTLIGNGISGGSWTTDVALTSTDGGKTFTKSGLQLVTGGVKFRVNNAWVTSWGGTTFPSGTGALNSNNNIPTTPGTYDVTFNRLTGEYAFTVSTLATGETVKKSKSFVSEGKLYTNKQGNLSVQVVDFSGRVIKSFKANSTVNGIELNLPKKGNYILKLNDEVIKFAY; this is encoded by the coding sequence ATGAAAAAACTTTTATTTTCTTTCTTATTTTCCGTTGTTTTTGGCCTATTTAGTTCACAATCAATTGGTCTGATTGGTGACTTTAATTCGTGGTCAGGTGATGTAGTTATGGCTACTACAGATAATGTAAATTATACTCTTACTCATACTTTTACTGCAAATGGAGGAGTGAAGTTTAGACAAAATGGCAATTGGACTACGAGCTGGGGGGCAAACGCTTTTCCTAGTGGAACAGGTACTCAAAATGGATCAAATATACCAGTTACTCCAGGGACATACAATATCACTTTTAATAGAACAACAGGTGCCTATAATTTCGCATCAACTATTGTTTCTGATAATATTAGTTTCTATGGAGGGTTTAATAGCAATGCAACTCCAGGTGAATCTCTTTCTACACCAGACGGTATTACTTATTCTAAAACTGATTTTTATTTCAATGCTGCTAATGTTAAGTTTTATAAGTCAAATGCTCCAATTACAACATGGGGAGGAACTACTTTCCCTTCTGGTACTGCTGTAGAAAATGGAGGTGATATTCCTTTGACATCAGGATATTACAATATAACCTTTAACAAAAATACTCTTGCTTATTCATTTCAAGTAGCTCCTGTTACTTTAATTGGAAATGGTATTTCTGGTGGTAGTTGGACAACAGATGTGGCTCTTACTTCTACAGACGGAGGTAAAACTTTTACTAAATCTGGATTGCAACTTGTTACAGGAGGAGTTAAGTTTAGAGTAAATAATGCTTGGGTAACGAGTTGGGGTGGCACAACCTTCCCTTCAGGAACAGGTGCTTTAAATAGTAATAATAATATTCCTACAACTCCAGGAACCTATGATGTGACTTTTAACCGTTTAACAGGAGAATATGCATTTACAGTCAGTACTTTAGCAACTGGCGAAACTGTTAAGAAATCAAAATCATTCGTTTCAGAAGGGAAATTGTATACCAATAAACAAGGAAACCTAAGTGTACAAGTAGTAGATTTCTCTGGAAGAGTGATTAAATCTTTTAAAGCTAATTCTACAGTTAATGGGATAGAGCTTAATCTTCCGAAAAAAGGAAATTATATTCTTAAACTTAATGATGAGGTCATTAAATTCGCCTATTAA
- a CDS encoding IS3 family transposase (programmed frameshift) translates to MENREKTVEKRTQQDYTMAFKLGIVSRVEKGEFTYKQAQQHYGIQGRSTVLVWLRKYGNLDWSKPTIHTMLQSKETPAEKIKRLEKELADEKLKTKVLNMMIDISDKQYGTQIRKKFYAQTVRQLQEKGLSLSKICRLFGISRQAIYQQRQRLCVREKELEKVKRFVEEIRLEQPRIGTRKLYYLLKNKFKLENIKIGRDALFNYLRRENLLIYPKKRYTRTTFSKHWLRKHPNLLKTTCLKRKEQVFVSDITYIKTKTNVCYLSLVTDAYSRKIMGYELSENMNAENVVKALKMAVKNRTTHLPLIHHSDRGLQYCSEVYQKVLVENKIKPSMTDGYDCYQNALAERINGILKQEFLIYKCKNIQDLKQMVKESIYIYNNKRPHLSLKMKTPETIHKKSGKSISSGLVF, encoded by the exons ATGGAAAATCGAGAGAAGACAGTAGAAAAGCGTACACAACAAGATTACACAATGGCTTTTAAATTAGGTATTGTAAGCCGTGTAGAAAAGGGCGAATTCACTTACAAACAGGCACAGCAACATTACGGTATCCAAGGTAGAAGCACCGTTTTGGTTTGGCTCAGAAAATATGGTAATTTAGATTGGAGCAAACCCACCATTCATACCATGTTACAATCCAAAGAAACACCCGCCGAAAAGATTAAAAGATTAGAGAAAGAATTAGCTGATGAGAAACTGAAAACCAAAGTTCTCAATATGATGATTGATATCTCCGACAAGCAATACGGCACACAGATCCGAAAAAAGT TTTACGCCCAAACAGTCAGACAACTCCAAGAAAAAGGATTGAGTTTATCCAAAATCTGCAGATTGTTTGGGATAAGCAGACAAGCCATTTACCAGCAGCGCCAAAGATTATGTGTTCGGGAAAAAGAATTGGAGAAAGTTAAACGATTTGTTGAGGAGATACGTTTAGAACAGCCCAGAATAGGAACAAGAAAACTTTATTATTTGCTTAAAAATAAGTTCAAGCTTGAAAACATAAAAATAGGCAGAGATGCGCTGTTCAATTATTTACGAAGAGAAAATCTGCTTATTTATCCTAAGAAAAGATATACAAGAACAACTTTCTCCAAACACTGGCTCAGAAAACACCCCAACCTTTTGAAAACGACTTGCCTAAAAAGAAAAGAACAGGTATTTGTAAGCGATATCACTTATATAAAAACCAAAACGAATGTCTGTTATTTATCTTTGGTTACGGATGCTTACAGCAGAAAAATAATGGGTTACGAATTAAGTGAAAATATGAATGCTGAAAATGTAGTCAAAGCTCTGAAAATGGCCGTTAAAAACAGAACAACACATCTTCCGCTTATTCATCACTCAGACAGGGGATTGCAATATTGCTCAGAAGTGTATCAGAAAGTACTTGTTGAAAACAAAATAAAACCCTCAATGACAGATGGCTATGATTGTTATCAAAATGCTTTGGCAGAAAGAATAAACGGAATATTGAAGCAGGAATTTTTAATTTATAAATGCAAAAACATTCAGGATTTAAAACAAATGGTTAAAGAAAGTATTTATATTTACAACAACAAAAGACCACATCTTAGTCTGAAGATGAAAACCCCGGAAACAATCCACAAAAAATCCGGAAAATCAATATCTTCCGGATTGGTATTTTAA
- a CDS encoding 2-hydroxyacid dehydrogenase, with the protein MKILLLDSNHPLITEQLLAKGFILEEDFTSSYDEVLQKINQYDGIIIRSRIPLDKNFLENAQNLKFIARVGAGMENIDLETAKNLGISLINSPEGNRDSVAEHVVAMLLILMNRLFIASEEVKNGIWKREENRGDELLGKTFGIIGYGNMGKATAKRLSGFGVEVIFYDILPNLEDEFAKQVSLEELQERADILSLHIPLDVSTEFLVDENFISKMKKNFYLVNTARGKNVKTSALVDALKSGKVKAAALDVLEYEKSSFENLDTSTSLSTRNKEDLQFLLDSEQVIVTPHIAGWTHQSKEKLAQFIVDKIVQQFC; encoded by the coding sequence ATGAAAATTCTCCTTCTTGATAGCAATCATCCATTAATTACAGAACAACTTCTAGCAAAAGGTTTTATTTTGGAAGAAGATTTTACTTCGTCTTATGATGAGGTTTTGCAGAAAATCAATCAATATGATGGAATTATCATCAGGAGCAGAATTCCTCTCGACAAAAATTTTCTAGAAAATGCCCAAAATCTCAAATTCATTGCGAGAGTAGGAGCAGGGATGGAAAACATCGACCTAGAAACCGCCAAAAATCTAGGAATTTCTTTGATTAATTCTCCCGAGGGAAACAGAGATTCTGTTGCGGAACATGTAGTGGCGATGCTGTTGATTCTCATGAATCGTTTGTTCATCGCTTCAGAAGAGGTGAAAAACGGAATCTGGAAGCGTGAGGAAAACAGAGGTGATGAATTGTTAGGAAAAACCTTTGGAATTATTGGCTATGGAAACATGGGAAAAGCTACTGCAAAAAGACTATCTGGTTTTGGTGTGGAAGTTATTTTCTATGATATTTTGCCGAATTTAGAAGATGAATTTGCCAAGCAAGTTTCCTTAGAAGAATTACAGGAACGTGCAGATATTCTTAGTTTGCATATTCCTCTAGATGTTTCAACGGAATTTTTAGTTGATGAAAATTTCATCTCGAAGATGAAGAAAAATTTCTATTTGGTCAATACTGCAAGAGGAAAAAATGTGAAAACTTCTGCATTGGTAGATGCGCTGAAATCCGGCAAAGTAAAAGCTGCAGCATTAGACGTTTTAGAATACGAAAAATCTTCCTTCGAAAACCTAGATACTTCGACTTCGCTCAGCACAAGAAACAAAGAAGATTTGCAATTTCTTTTGGATTCAGAGCAAGTCATTGTTACACCGCACATTGCAGGTTGGACGCATCAAAGCAAGGAAAAACTGGCGCAATTTATCGTAGATAAAATCGTACAGCAATTCTGTTAA
- a CDS encoding heme-binding domain-containing protein: protein MKKVLIGIVVFLVLIQLIPIDRTNKPVDPKQNFVEVLKTPKDVTEMLKNACYDCHSNEVKYPSYAYIAPISWSIKHHVNEGRENVNFSEWMTYNKDQKDHILDEIIETIENKEMPFKGYIPMHPEADLTDAQRKILIDYFKGLQKSGQY from the coding sequence ATGAAAAAAGTACTCATCGGAATTGTTGTTTTCTTGGTTTTGATACAACTTATTCCTATCGACAGAACCAATAAACCTGTAGACCCGAAACAGAATTTTGTAGAGGTGCTCAAAACTCCGAAAGATGTAACCGAAATGCTGAAAAATGCTTGTTACGATTGTCATAGCAACGAGGTGAAATATCCTAGTTATGCTTACATTGCTCCTATTTCTTGGTCGATTAAGCATCACGTAAATGAAGGAAGAGAAAATGTGAATTTCTCTGAATGGATGACGTATAATAAAGACCAAAAAGATCACATTTTAGATGAAATCATCGAAACGATAGAGAATAAAGAAATGCCATTTAAAGGTTATATTCCGATGCATCCAGAAGCAGACCTTACTGATGCTCAAAGAAAAATATTGATTGATTATTTTAAAGGAT
- a CDS encoding acyl-CoA thioesterase → MEKNAKTPAETRTIMTNIVLPNETNALGNMFGGELLSRMDRAAAIAAQRHSESTVVTASVNHVSFKYPIPEGGVVVVEAKVSRAFSTSMEIYCDVWLDNPITKEKIHTNEGIYTFVAVDKNNHPVAIPELIPQSDVEKARFDAALRRKELSLILSGKMKAQDSIELKKLFG, encoded by the coding sequence ATGGAAAAAAATGCGAAAACTCCTGCAGAAACCAGGACTATTATGACCAATATTGTACTTCCCAATGAAACCAATGCATTAGGAAATATGTTTGGTGGTGAGCTTCTTTCTAGAATGGACAGAGCGGCTGCTATTGCTGCACAAAGACATAGTGAATCTACCGTAGTTACCGCTTCTGTAAATCACGTTTCTTTTAAATATCCTATTCCAGAAGGTGGTGTAGTAGTGGTAGAAGCTAAAGTTTCTAGAGCGTTTTCTACGTCTATGGAAATTTATTGCGATGTGTGGTTAGATAACCCTATCACCAAAGAAAAAATTCATACCAACGAAGGAATTTATACTTTCGTAGCGGTAGATAAAAATAACCATCCTGTTGCAATTCCAGAACTTATTCCACAATCTGATGTAGAAAAAGCAAGATTTGATGCAGCGCTTCGTAGAAAAGAACTTTCTCTGATTCTTTCGGGAAAAATGAAAGCTCAAGATTCTATAGAACTTAAAAAGTTATTTGGTTAG
- a CDS encoding serine hydrolase domain-containing protein encodes MKQKIVVIHILLLTLISCKKEFNFFQQENENGLPNYGNVDVENVFTAEDSQLQDKQNVVNAIQQYYDKVWEKGDLSGGFLVAKGDKILFESYRGFAKENNQVPINKDVPLHIASISKSLTAMAVLKLVEARKINLHDKVTHYFPKFPYKEVEVIHLLNHRSGLPKYEYFIEKLGLKPKNKYFTNQEVLDLIIQYKPELARNTNTGFMYCNTNYALLALIVEKVTAHPFPLAMQKIVFKPLGMEHTYIFQPKDSLKSAQSFYYQGSRLYPTDKLDGIYGDKNCYTTPRDLFKFSKAMYAENFLRKSLKDSIFQPYSNERPGVNNYGIGFRMKVFDNGEKLTFHNGWWHGSNTAFVHLQKSKVTIIALGNKFSRRVYSALTLSSLFEDFPLEREKLNKLMNKEIDTTKENHDAVAESTE; translated from the coding sequence ATGAAGCAGAAAATTGTAGTAATTCATATCCTTTTATTGACTTTGATTTCTTGTAAAAAAGAATTTAATTTTTTTCAGCAAGAGAATGAAAATGGTTTGCCTAATTACGGAAACGTAGATGTAGAAAATGTCTTTACTGCAGAAGATTCTCAACTTCAAGATAAACAAAATGTGGTTAATGCCATTCAGCAATACTATGATAAAGTTTGGGAAAAAGGGGATTTAAGTGGTGGTTTTCTCGTGGCAAAAGGCGATAAAATTCTCTTCGAAAGCTATAGAGGTTTTGCCAAAGAAAATAATCAAGTTCCCATCAATAAAGATGTTCCGCTTCATATCGCTTCTATTTCTAAATCGCTTACTGCGATGGCCGTTCTTAAATTGGTAGAAGCCAGAAAAATAAATCTTCACGATAAAGTCACCCATTATTTTCCGAAATTCCCTTACAAAGAAGTAGAAGTGATTCACTTGCTTAATCATAGAAGTGGATTGCCGAAATACGAATATTTCATCGAAAAATTAGGACTTAAACCTAAAAATAAATATTTCACCAACCAAGAAGTTCTCGATTTGATTATTCAGTACAAACCAGAATTGGCAAGAAATACCAACACTGGATTTATGTATTGCAATACCAATTATGCGCTTCTTGCACTGATTGTAGAAAAAGTTACCGCGCATCCTTTTCCTTTGGCGATGCAGAAAATCGTTTTCAAACCTTTGGGAATGGAGCATACCTATATTTTTCAACCAAAAGACTCTCTGAAATCTGCTCAATCTTTTTATTATCAAGGAAGCAGATTGTATCCTACGGATAAATTAGATGGGATTTATGGGGATAAAAACTGCTACACCACGCCAAGAGATTTATTTAAGTTTTCAAAAGCGATGTACGCCGAAAATTTCTTGAGAAAAAGCCTCAAAGATTCTATTTTTCAACCTTACAGTAACGAAAGACCTGGCGTAAACAATTATGGAATTGGTTTTAGAATGAAAGTTTTTGACAACGGAGAAAAACTTACGTTTCATAATGGTTGGTGGCATGGAAGCAATACCGCTTTTGTTCATTTACAAAAATCTAAAGTCACGATTATTGCTCTCGGAAACAAATTTTCTAGAAGAGTGTATTCTGCGCTCACGCTTTCTTCATTGTTTGAAGATTTTCCTTTAGAAAGAGAAAAATTGAATAAACTCATGAACAAGGAAATAGATACTACAAAAGAGAATCACGATGCTGTGGCAGAATCTACCGAATAA
- a CDS encoding Ig-like domain-containing protein: protein MKKIIFLLLLNLLLFSCARVGAPNGGTRDSLAPRFLGSNIDTTRLNVSRTVKELRLDFDEYVMLKDFNKNFNVSPPIKKIKKVIPSNLANKYVLIQWEDTLQANTTYNFNFGNAIVDNNESNPLPYFNFAFSTGDKIDDLFVSGTVKDAMTLIKENQTAKDNKMVVGLYKAGENLDYKQKPDYITKVDEENYFELNFLPKGEFVIIAFDDENQNSVYDAGKEKVSFLKEKITLDSTSVRGLKLKLYPSKKVVKYKESKAINGGLLMTFEGNPETVEVKSLSEDLKDFKVTHAKRSDSVNIWFDAEKSNLGGTVSKQLKLSYFTPTISDTISVSYKAVKDEFKLSNEAGNLIAPENNFVINTSLPIENLNTSSWKLESDSIAQDFTAKISEKNPFKILVNSSFKPTKKYVLTIPKETVSSYYSSNDKSFQFQFEIDKPENYGSFTAVIKNKPTAKFWVELTNEKGEILYSQFTNASEVSFKNLKPATYIARIRVDNNGNGFWDEADFAQNIAAEDVYIFEKEINVRPLWEIKEDWELINH from the coding sequence ATGAAAAAAATAATTTTTCTCCTTCTGCTTAACCTTTTGCTTTTTTCGTGTGCTAGAGTTGGTGCACCAAATGGCGGTACTAGAGATTCTCTGGCTCCCAGATTTTTAGGCTCTAATATTGATACTACTCGATTAAATGTTTCTAGAACGGTAAAGGAATTGAGGCTGGATTTTGATGAATATGTAATGCTGAAAGATTTTAATAAAAATTTTAATGTATCGCCACCGATTAAGAAAATTAAAAAAGTCATTCCTTCTAATCTGGCGAATAAATATGTTTTGATACAGTGGGAAGATACGCTTCAAGCCAATACTACCTATAATTTTAATTTTGGAAATGCCATTGTAGACAATAATGAGTCTAATCCTTTGCCTTATTTTAATTTTGCGTTTTCTACAGGAGATAAAATTGATGATCTTTTTGTGAGTGGAACCGTGAAAGATGCCATGACGCTCATCAAAGAAAATCAAACGGCAAAAGACAATAAAATGGTAGTGGGACTCTATAAAGCAGGCGAAAATCTAGACTACAAACAGAAACCCGATTATATTACCAAAGTAGACGAAGAAAATTATTTTGAACTCAATTTTTTACCAAAAGGGGAATTTGTAATTATAGCTTTTGATGACGAAAATCAAAACTCTGTCTACGATGCAGGAAAAGAAAAAGTTTCTTTTTTGAAAGAAAAAATTACCTTAGACAGCACAAGTGTAAGAGGTCTAAAATTGAAACTTTACCCTTCTAAAAAAGTGGTAAAATATAAAGAAAGTAAAGCTATTAATGGCGGTTTATTGATGACTTTTGAAGGAAATCCAGAAACGGTGGAGGTAAAATCCCTTTCAGAAGATCTGAAAGATTTCAAAGTGACACATGCAAAACGTTCGGATTCTGTGAATATTTGGTTTGATGCAGAGAAGAGTAATTTGGGTGGAACTGTTTCTAAGCAATTGAAATTAAGTTATTTCACGCCTACGATTAGCGATACCATTTCCGTGAGTTATAAAGCGGTGAAAGATGAGTTTAAACTCTCTAATGAAGCCGGGAATTTAATCGCCCCAGAAAATAATTTTGTGATTAATACATCGTTGCCCATAGAAAATCTTAACACTTCTTCTTGGAAATTGGAGAGCGATAGCATAGCACAAGATTTCACTGCGAAAATTTCAGAGAAAAATCCGTTTAAAATTCTAGTGAATTCTAGTTTTAAACCTACGAAAAAATATGTTTTAACGATTCCAAAAGAAACCGTTTCTTCTTATTACAGCAGTAATGATAAGTCGTTCCAATTTCAATTTGAGATTGATAAACCAGAAAATTATGGTTCTTTCACGGCTGTGATTAAAAATAAACCTACGGCTAAATTTTGGGTAGAATTGACCAATGAAAAAGGTGAAATATTATATTCTCAGTTCACCAATGCCTCAGAAGTTTCCTTTAAAAACCTGAAACCAGCGACTTATATTGCCAGAATTAGAGTAGACAATAATGGAAATGGATTCTGGGACGAAGCAGATTTTGCGCAAAATATCGCTGCTGAAGACGTCTACATTTTTGAAAAAGAAATTAATGTAAGACCACTCTGGGAAATTAAGGAAGATTGGGAACTCATCAATCATTAA